A part of Bacteroidota bacterium genomic DNA contains:
- a CDS encoding efflux RND transporter permease subunit, which produces MSLSSLSISRPVTVLMFYIGVVMLGVIAFFNLSVDFLPPIKIPKLTVQTSYPNTSPEEVERRVTQPVEAALATVVGAKRISSISRDAQSVVTVEFYWGTDMDFALLEVREKLDQMRGMLPREAGRPTILRINPSTEPVMTIALSAASSSGDLTTVSAGGGRGEGGYTGRSGRDWSPDQQSGLMELKETARALVKKRIEQIDGVAQVSVLGGVEREIHVVTDGQKLEALGLSLDQMSQALAQSNVSLPGGSIKKGLFRYPLRTLGEFKSPDDIRSVVVHTTPSGRLVRVSDVAVVRDTIKERTGITRYNGSEVIALHIRKESGTNTIEVSGRIHEVLNQLRGEYPSLHLSVIADQGEFIGQSIADVQQAIAIGAVLAFVVLFLFLRRARYPLIIGVTIPVSLLATCIVMYFLNINLNIISLTGLALGIGMLGDNAIIMIENVTRLREKGMLLLDAVLEGSKEINLAVTASTLTNVAIFLPIIFVEGVASQLFVDMGVTMSVSLLVSLFVAVTLVPMLLSREKSDTTKRSSGGMLERLVLWVKETSEAALDKYLVWALAHRGRVVAATVALFAAAVTVAFFIRSEPAPDIDQSRFTIQMTFPKGATLEAVSNSVAEMERRLLHLDGVAGVYSAMGITDETSIWRVEDAALERATMEVRVKQAALTARVLEDGRNVVAALQQGTSGVEFAIRSRGTTFEQILRPEVNDLRIRVTGKDPAVVAQIAGRFARQLHSVQGVTGIRTSLQLGTPEYRIEIDRDEAKLHGLSVQSIAAFIRQQVQGAEATALNEFDRKVTIRVRNTHVNNLDAMLDAMIGGAPLRNFVRWQEATSEGEIWRENQQRAQVILANVHERSLGSVVDELERNAKAFTMSAGYAISIGGENEEIRESFRSLLIIILLSLFLVYMILAAQYESVLYPFVILLTSPLAFIGAIGAMALTGQAYNVMSLIGLVIMIGAVDNDAVIVVDVITALRRAGVPLHEAIREGMKQRLRPILMTTATTVLGIIPLFFEFGTGSELVRALTVPIVGGLVASTVFTVVAIPIVYTLIDNQAS; this is translated from the coding sequence ATGTCCCTAAGCTCCCTCTCCATATCCCGCCCCGTTACCGTGCTGATGTTCTACATCGGCGTGGTGATGCTTGGCGTTATTGCGTTCTTCAATCTCAGCGTTGATTTTCTTCCCCCCATCAAAATTCCGAAGCTCACCGTCCAGACGTCGTATCCCAACACGTCGCCGGAAGAAGTGGAGCGGCGGGTGACGCAACCGGTGGAGGCGGCGCTCGCAACAGTCGTCGGCGCAAAACGGATTTCCTCCATCTCACGCGATGCGCAATCCGTGGTAACGGTGGAATTCTATTGGGGCACGGATATGGACTTTGCCCTGCTGGAAGTCCGTGAGAAGTTGGATCAAATGCGTGGCATGCTGCCGCGCGAAGCAGGCCGCCCGACAATCCTCCGCATTAATCCCTCGACAGAACCGGTGATGACGATAGCGTTGTCTGCGGCTTCTTCCTCAGGCGACCTCACCACCGTGTCCGCCGGAGGGGGACGGGGCGAGGGCGGATACACTGGACGCAGCGGTCGTGACTGGAGTCCCGACCAACAGTCGGGTTTGATGGAACTGAAAGAGACGGCGCGGGCGCTGGTCAAGAAGAGAATAGAACAGATTGACGGCGTTGCGCAAGTGAGCGTGTTGGGCGGAGTGGAGCGGGAGATTCACGTTGTTACAGACGGACAGAAGTTGGAGGCGCTTGGCCTCTCGCTCGACCAGATGTCGCAAGCGCTCGCACAATCCAATGTGAGTCTCCCCGGCGGCTCAATCAAGAAGGGGCTATTCCGCTATCCGCTCAGAACCCTCGGCGAGTTCAAGTCGCCGGATGACATTCGTTCCGTTGTTGTGCATACGACGCCGTCGGGACGGCTCGTGCGTGTGTCCGACGTTGCTGTTGTGCGTGATACGATTAAGGAACGGACAGGAATCACGCGCTACAACGGCAGCGAGGTGATTGCCCTGCACATCCGCAAAGAATCAGGTACAAACACGATTGAAGTCTCAGGACGGATTCACGAAGTGCTGAATCAACTCCGCGGCGAGTATCCGTCACTGCACCTCAGCGTCATCGCCGATCAGGGGGAGTTCATTGGGCAATCCATCGCCGATGTACAGCAGGCGATTGCCATCGGGGCGGTGTTAGCGTTTGTTGTGCTCTTCCTCTTCCTGCGGCGTGCGCGCTATCCGCTCATCATCGGGGTCACGATCCCCGTCTCGCTACTCGCTACATGCATCGTGATGTACTTTCTCAACATCAATCTCAACATCATCTCACTCACCGGACTTGCGCTCGGCATCGGCATGTTGGGGGATAATGCGATTATTATGATCGAGAACGTGACACGCTTGCGCGAGAAGGGAATGCTGTTGCTGGACGCCGTGTTGGAAGGCTCGAAAGAAATCAATCTTGCTGTCACCGCCTCAACGCTCACGAACGTCGCGATCTTCCTCCCGATCATATTTGTCGAAGGCGTGGCATCGCAACTCTTCGTTGATATGGGAGTGACGATGTCCGTGTCGCTGCTTGTCTCGCTGTTCGTTGCCGTGACCCTCGTGCCGATGCTGCTTTCGCGTGAAAAGTCAGATACTACCAAACGCAGCAGCGGCGGGATGTTAGAACGTCTCGTCCTGTGGGTGAAGGAGACGAGTGAAGCGGCGTTGGACAAGTATCTCGTGTGGGCGCTTGCACATCGCGGGAGAGTGGTTGCGGCGACTGTCGCGCTGTTTGCGGCAGCAGTTACCGTTGCGTTCTTCATCCGCAGCGAACCTGCACCCGATATTGATCAGAGCCGGTTCACGATTCAGATGACGTTCCCGAAAGGCGCGACGCTCGAAGCTGTCTCGAACAGCGTGGCAGAGATGGAACGGCGGCTGCTTCATCTTGACGGCGTAGCGGGAGTGTATTCTGCCATGGGCATTACGGATGAGACGAGCATCTGGCGTGTTGAGGACGCGGCGCTTGAACGGGCGACGATGGAGGTACGGGTGAAGCAGGCGGCGTTGACGGCGCGTGTGTTGGAGGACGGGCGCAATGTGGTGGCCGCGCTGCAACAGGGCACATCGGGTGTGGAGTTTGCCATCCGCTCGCGCGGCACGACCTTCGAGCAAATCCTCCGCCCCGAAGTGAACGACCTGAGAATCCGTGTCACCGGCAAAGACCCCGCAGTTGTGGCGCAGATTGCCGGACGCTTCGCCCGGCAACTCCACTCCGTACAAGGAGTTACCGGTATCCGGACGTCACTGCAGCTCGGCACGCCGGAGTATAGAATTGAAATTGACCGAGACGAAGCGAAGCTGCACGGACTGAGTGTGCAAAGCATCGCGGCATTCATCAGGCAACAGGTGCAGGGCGCGGAGGCAACGGCGCTCAACGAGTTCGACAGGAAGGTGACGATCCGTGTCCGCAATACGCATGTAAACAACCTCGATGCAATGCTTGATGCGATGATTGGCGGCGCGCCGCTGCGCAACTTCGTGCGTTGGCAAGAAGCAACAAGTGAAGGCGAAATCTGGCGCGAGAACCAGCAGCGTGCGCAGGTGATTCTCGCTAATGTGCATGAGCGTTCATTGGGGAGTGTTGTTGATGAGCTTGAACGAAACGCCAAGGCATTTACAATGTCTGCCGGTTATGCCATCAGTATCGGCGGAGAGAATGAAGAGATACGCGAGTCGTTCCGCAGTCTGCTGATCATCATTCTGCTTTCCCTCTTTCTGGTGTACATGATTCTTGCGGCGCAGTATGAGTCGGTGCTCTATCCGTTTGTCATTTTGCTGACGAGTCCGTTGGCGTTCATCGGCGCCATCGGTGCAATGGCGCTGACGGGACAGGCGTACAACGTCATGTCGCTGATCGGCCTCGTCATCATGATTGGCGCGGTGGATAATGATGCAGTGATTGTGGTGGATGTGATCACGGCGTTGCGGCGCGCAGGAGTTCCACTCCACGAAGCAATCCGTGAGGGAATGAAGCAACGCCTCCGCCCGATTTTGATGACAACGGCGACGACCGTGTTGGGCATTATTCCGTTGTTCTTCGAGTTCGGCACCGGTTCCGAGCTTGTGCGGGCGCTGACCGTGCCGATTGTGGGGGGATTGGTCGCGTCAACAGTTTTTACCGTTGTCGCGATTCCGATTGTGTACACGTTGATTGATAACCAAGCCTCGTAG
- a CDS encoding efflux RND transporter permease subunit, whose protein sequence is MAISNTTSPFDLHVVRNSLSHLLHRPVAVSMVCGAVVLAGLFAFTRLPIELSPSIDFPSLTINTSWGNTSPETVEQFITAPIEEVANTVAGAKNIRSRSSEGRSSVDVEFEQGTDMNFARLELYEKLAALSETFPAGIGVPVITRYVPEDFRELQGFLTFALASKMSAAALRTYAVERIVPALTSIKGVARVETIGGEEREVHILLDPKRVASAGLTVDGVLTELREVEFNAPVGVLQRGAGRMIVAVHNSNARIDDILDLPLRAQANTLLRLRDIATAHDTIAETRSIYRIDGKPSITLVIDKEPNINTTQVADRVSARLDELAAAFPGNLSLTKIVDKSRQMREELENLRREVFFSIFFIWLVLVVALGSLRAPLVLMSSLVISLAGTLLIFWLLGLGLHLLTLAGLVLGFGRVVDDSIVVLDNIQRRNDTSDAGIASAVAQVRLPVIASTITTIGALLPIAFLPQDVRPYFREFGLAVGIALVMSLLVSFTVIPVLIRNVPAVLATSGRFESTGNRILAAYRKILGWCLRWRKSVLAAVVLAFGLPVWLLPERIDAEHLPARIYNAVFASEPMMAARPYLNAALGGASHLFFTKVTKGEVWEWGNETYLVVRVGFPQGTELHRYDDVARLIEREVQTAHEGVSLMTTRIVDDYASVRVDFDGKASMTALPYVVKNRLTVLAAQTGGASISVSGFGPGFYSGGESAPSFYVKVLGYNYGKVKELAEQFKQRLERNPRIAEVDIDRTFGRWPKSTELVMSFDREAVAAHHFTAADIMPWIGSMTRGTVDRQTVSLGGERVPLVAKMRGFDSATVQELFREPIVNAHSETVPLGALVQLDERRVMSQITRENQQYVRWISFEYRGPFRYGDQFVESTINAMPLPHGYKFDKSFAWFIMSERDKSSMLWLALVALVIVFMVTASLYESFTRPLIVILTVPLSLIGLFLAFYWTDTPFGRGGYASAMLLTGIVVSNAILLIDYVAKRVQADSVSVNVLVYASADRLRPIMMTSLTTIGALLPLLLWSPSSGIWYSLALGTIGGLCTSTLLTLVVVPAVLAVVYRART, encoded by the coding sequence GTGGCAATCTCTAATACAACTTCACCCTTCGACCTGCACGTTGTGAGGAATTCACTTTCACATCTTCTTCACCGTCCTGTCGCCGTCAGCATGGTCTGCGGCGCGGTTGTGCTTGCGGGATTGTTTGCGTTTACGCGGTTGCCCATCGAGCTTTCACCTTCCATTGATTTTCCCAGTCTCACCATCAACACCTCGTGGGGAAACACGTCGCCCGAAACAGTTGAGCAGTTTATCACCGCGCCAATCGAAGAAGTGGCGAACACCGTTGCAGGAGCGAAGAATATCCGCTCCCGCTCGTCCGAAGGGCGCTCGTCGGTGGATGTGGAGTTTGAGCAGGGAACCGACATGAATTTTGCGCGGCTTGAGTTGTACGAGAAGTTGGCTGCGCTTTCGGAGACATTCCCTGCGGGCATCGGGGTCCCCGTTATCACCCGCTACGTGCCGGAGGATTTCAGGGAGTTGCAGGGGTTTCTCACGTTTGCTCTCGCATCGAAGATGAGCGCCGCAGCATTGCGCACGTATGCCGTGGAGCGCATTGTGCCCGCACTGACTTCAATCAAAGGAGTTGCGCGTGTCGAAACTATTGGTGGCGAGGAGCGTGAAGTGCATATCCTGCTCGATCCGAAGCGTGTAGCCTCCGCCGGGCTGACCGTTGATGGCGTGCTCACTGAATTGCGGGAGGTCGAGTTCAATGCGCCCGTAGGCGTATTGCAGCGCGGCGCGGGCAGGATGATCGTTGCAGTACACAACAGTAACGCCCGCATTGACGATATTCTGGACTTGCCGCTGCGCGCTCAAGCCAATACGCTGCTTCGTTTGCGCGATATCGCCACCGCGCACGACACCATCGCCGAAACGCGCAGCATCTACCGCATTGATGGCAAACCCTCCATCACTTTAGTCATTGACAAAGAGCCGAACATCAACACCACCCAAGTCGCCGACCGCGTCAGTGCCCGCTTGGACGAACTTGCCGCCGCATTCCCCGGCAATCTCTCACTTACAAAAATCGTGGACAAGAGCCGACAGATGCGCGAGGAGTTGGAGAACTTGCGGCGCGAGGTCTTCTTCTCCATCTTCTTCATCTGGCTTGTGTTGGTTGTGGCGCTCGGAAGTCTGCGCGCCCCGCTCGTGCTGATGTCGTCGTTGGTCATTTCGCTCGCGGGCACCCTGCTTATCTTCTGGCTACTCGGACTCGGCTTGCATCTTCTCACGCTTGCGGGACTCGTCCTCGGCTTCGGGCGGGTTGTGGATGATTCGATCGTTGTGTTGGATAACATTCAACGTCGCAACGATACATCCGATGCCGGCATTGCCTCTGCCGTCGCTCAGGTGCGTCTTCCGGTCATTGCTTCAACCATTACCACAATTGGCGCGCTGCTGCCGATTGCGTTCCTGCCGCAGGATGTGAGGCCGTATTTCCGCGAGTTCGGGCTTGCCGTCGGGATTGCGTTGGTGATGTCGCTGCTTGTCTCGTTCACTGTCATCCCGGTGTTGATTCGCAACGTACCTGCTGTGCTTGCAACGAGCGGAAGGTTTGAGAGTACAGGCAATCGTATTCTCGCCGCATACAGAAAGATCCTCGGCTGGTGTCTGCGCTGGCGGAAGAGTGTACTTGCGGCAGTTGTCCTCGCGTTCGGCTTGCCTGTGTGGCTGCTTCCGGAACGGATTGATGCTGAACATCTTCCTGCACGAATCTACAACGCAGTGTTCGCAAGCGAGCCGATGATGGCCGCTCGTCCGTATCTCAACGCGGCACTCGGTGGTGCTTCGCATCTCTTCTTTACCAAAGTCACGAAGGGAGAAGTGTGGGAATGGGGGAACGAAACGTATCTCGTGGTGCGTGTCGGCTTTCCGCAAGGGACCGAGCTTCATCGGTACGATGATGTGGCGCGACTCATCGAGCGTGAAGTTCAAACGGCGCATGAGGGCGTCAGTCTCATGACGACGCGTATCGTTGACGACTACGCTTCGGTACGTGTGGATTTTGACGGGAAGGCCTCAATGACGGCTCTGCCGTATGTAGTGAAAAACCGGCTGACGGTGTTGGCGGCACAAACAGGCGGTGCTTCGATTTCGGTGTCCGGCTTCGGGCCCGGCTTCTACTCCGGCGGCGAATCGGCGCCGAGTTTTTATGTGAAGGTGTTGGGATATAACTACGGAAAGGTGAAAGAACTTGCCGAACAGTTCAAGCAACGCCTCGAACGCAACCCGCGTATTGCCGAGGTGGATATTGACAGAACATTCGGCCGCTGGCCGAAATCTACCGAGTTGGTGATGAGCTTCGACCGCGAAGCCGTTGCCGCGCATCATTTCACGGCAGCGGACATCATGCCGTGGATCGGCAGCATGACGCGCGGGACGGTTGACCGGCAAACCGTTTCGCTCGGCGGCGAGCGAGTCCCTCTGGTTGCAAAGATGCGGGGCTTTGATTCCGCGACTGTACAAGAGTTATTCCGCGAGCCGATAGTGAATGCGCACAGCGAAACGGTGCCTCTTGGCGCGCTTGTGCAGCTTGATGAACGGCGCGTTATGTCGCAGATAACGCGGGAGAACCAGCAGTATGTCCGTTGGATTTCGTTCGAGTATCGCGGGCCGTTCAGGTATGGCGATCAGTTTGTCGAATCCACCATCAACGCAATGCCGCTGCCGCACGGGTACAAGTTCGACAAGTCTTTTGCCTGGTTTATCATGTCCGAACGTGACAAGTCCTCCATGCTTTGGCTTGCGCTTGTTGCCCTGGTCATTGTCTTCATGGTAACGGCCTCACTCTACGAGTCGTTTACCAGGCCTCTCATCGTGATTCTCACTGTTCCCCTCTCACTGATCGGATTGTTTCTTGCGTTCTATTGGACGGACACACCGTTCGGTCGCGGCGGGTACGCGTCGGCCATGTTGCTCACCGGTATCGTCGTGTCGAATGCCATTCTCTTGATTGATTATGTGGCGAAGCGCGTTCAAGCCGACTCGGTTTCGGTAAACGTCCTTGTGTATGCCTCTGCGGACAGGTTACGCCCGATCATGATGACCTCGCTGACCACGATAGGCGCTCTTCTCCCCTTATTGCTCTGGAGTCCCTCTTCCGGTATATGGTACTCACTTGCCCTCGGAACAATTGGCGGGCTTTGCACATCAACCCTGTTGACACTCGTGGTAGTGCCGGCCGTCCTTGCGGTTGTGTACAGGGCACGCACGTAG
- a CDS encoding zinc-binding dehydrogenase, which translates to MKAILLESKAEPLHLKEVARPVIGDDGVLIKLKASALNHRDNYIQQGTYPRTTYPIIIGSDGAGVVEDVGKNVGRNLVRSDVIINPGYNWGENPKAQQKSFTVLGFPENGTLAEYIAVPSRYVRPKPQHLTFEDAAALALVGLTAYRALFTRGNLQAGERVLVTGIGGGVAVTALQFALAAGAKVFVTSGSDEKIAKAVSLGASGGVNYTAETWADELQKRAGGFDLIVDGAAGPGFARLLDIAAPGGRIVNYGSVQGKIQNAEAARIYWKQLSILGSTMGTGEEFAAMLRFVEQHNITPVIDSVFSLADAEKAMQRLAGGKQFGKVVLRHDP; encoded by the coding sequence ATGAAAGCCATCCTTCTCGAATCCAAAGCCGAACCGTTGCATCTCAAGGAAGTCGCCAGACCTGTCATCGGAGACGACGGGGTTCTCATCAAACTCAAAGCGTCAGCTCTTAATCATCGCGACAATTACATTCAGCAGGGAACATATCCCCGCACAACCTATCCTATCATCATCGGCTCCGACGGGGCGGGAGTTGTCGAAGATGTGGGGAAGAATGTCGGACGCAACCTTGTCAGGTCAGATGTCATCATCAATCCGGGGTACAACTGGGGGGAGAATCCGAAGGCGCAACAGAAGAGTTTCACCGTTCTCGGATTTCCGGAGAACGGAACGCTTGCAGAGTATATTGCAGTACCGTCGAGATATGTCAGGCCGAAGCCTCAACATCTTACGTTCGAAGATGCGGCGGCGCTTGCACTTGTCGGATTAACGGCGTACCGGGCGTTGTTCACACGAGGCAACCTGCAGGCTGGCGAGCGAGTACTGGTCACGGGCATCGGTGGCGGCGTGGCCGTGACGGCGTTGCAGTTTGCGCTTGCTGCGGGTGCGAAGGTGTTTGTCACATCAGGTTCAGACGAGAAGATTGCGAAAGCCGTTTCGCTCGGAGCAAGTGGAGGCGTGAACTACACAGCCGAAACATGGGCCGATGAGCTGCAGAAGCGTGCAGGCGGTTTTGACTTGATTGTTGATGGCGCGGCGGGACCGGGTTTCGCGAGATTGTTAGATATTGCCGCGCCCGGCGGGAGAATCGTCAACTACGGCTCGGTGCAAGGCAAAATCCAGAATGCCGAAGCTGCACGCATCTACTGGAAGCAACTCTCCATTCTCGGCTCGACGATGGGGACGGGGGAGGAGTTTGCTGCAATGCTTCGCTTCGTGGAACAGCACAACATCACACCCGTCATCGATTCAGTCTTTTCTCTTGCCGATGCGGAGAAGGCGATGCAGCGATTAGCAGGCGGGAAGCAGTTTGGGAAGGTGGTGTTGAGGCATGATCCGTAG
- a CDS encoding M20/M25/M40 family metallo-hydrolase, with translation MVRLYILSLCILIASLQSLHAQRGNPVTPAEGPSLLFDVDPVLQQLAGAIDSSRLIASLQRLEAFRTRHSSTDSLVAAKNWLVTKFQEYGYSDVLQHNFTWSSRTLQNIVVTKTGTRFPNTYVLLIGHYDSISETPTSLAPGVNDNGSGIALILEVARLLASKNLDYSVRFICFSAEEQGLVGSRAYVQNVVVPENHNIKIVINVDEIGGYRGNANTMVKVERDEDNSPSSNNEASARYTDTLAAITRTYSTLTTTITNAYGSDYMSFEDAGYVITGYYEGIETPHYHRSTDNFANVDPQYLYQITRGAIAGVAHFAGIQRKYLNILHSPHGDTQDSSRNIQLDAQLLTSAPILQGQVFFRTNTHPAYSAVPMSQVGSAGDSLLYRGFIPKQPYGTTVSYFLKFANGDTVLSTFPADTTSPIVFHVAGDSVPPAITHSALSNKSYLDNPYEIRATITDQNSISLAWIEYKANGGTLRLDTMEQVSGNMWRGYIRGPFTPGDRIEYAIYAKDGSFSGNLAKLPEAGWFSWRVLNSILLDFENSNGGFEGSGDWSWGLIGTTDIPAPPRGQRVWATNLGGNYANNLNSVLESPPFDLSNKAEGVLTFTHLYRIEPNNDGGNFWVSVDSGAFQLMTPQGNYPFSSIVALGGPGYSGNSTGWVEAGFPLSTFTNHRVRFRFRFSSDWLTNHRGWYIDEMRVDYLDSVTVGTQPDNLQLPAQTSLGHGYPNPFNPKTNIPFSVDSRGGRVRITVFDLLGREVTTLVNDYKPVGFYTVEWNASAASSGIYIVRMDVTQQEGGGSPVAARKLILMK, from the coding sequence ATGGTACGCTTGTACATTCTTTCCTTATGTATTCTTATCGCTTCTTTACAGTCCCTTCATGCGCAGCGGGGAAATCCTGTCACGCCGGCGGAAGGGCCGTCGTTGTTGTTCGACGTTGACCCCGTCTTGCAGCAGTTGGCGGGCGCCATCGATTCATCGCGCCTGATCGCTTCGCTTCAGCGGCTGGAAGCATTCCGGACGAGGCATTCCAGCACCGACTCGCTGGTTGCCGCGAAGAACTGGCTCGTGACGAAGTTTCAGGAATACGGCTACAGCGACGTTCTCCAACATAACTTCACATGGAGCAGCCGCACATTGCAGAATATTGTCGTGACAAAAACGGGAACGCGTTTTCCCAACACGTACGTACTGCTCATCGGCCACTACGATTCGATCAGCGAAACGCCGACCTCCCTTGCGCCGGGCGTGAATGATAACGGGTCGGGCATTGCATTGATTCTCGAAGTTGCCCGGCTGCTTGCTTCGAAGAACCTCGACTATTCCGTCCGGTTTATTTGCTTTTCAGCGGAAGAACAGGGACTTGTCGGCAGCAGGGCCTACGTGCAGAATGTCGTTGTTCCCGAGAACCACAACATCAAGATCGTCATTAATGTGGACGAGATCGGCGGGTACCGCGGCAACGCAAATACGATGGTGAAAGTTGAGAGGGATGAAGACAACTCTCCCTCATCAAACAACGAAGCGTCAGCCCGCTACACAGATACACTTGCTGCAATTACGCGAACGTACTCGACGCTGACGACTACCATCACGAATGCCTACGGCAGCGACTACATGTCGTTTGAAGATGCCGGGTATGTGATTACGGGATATTACGAAGGAATTGAGACACCGCATTATCACCGGAGTACCGATAATTTTGCGAATGTCGATCCCCAATACCTCTATCAAATTACCAGGGGAGCCATAGCAGGCGTGGCGCATTTTGCAGGAATCCAACGAAAATACTTGAACATCCTTCACTCACCGCACGGCGACACGCAGGATAGTTCGAGAAATATCCAGCTCGATGCACAGCTGTTGACCTCGGCCCCGATTCTTCAGGGACAGGTTTTCTTCCGGACGAACACCCATCCGGCATATTCAGCCGTGCCGATGTCGCAGGTGGGAAGCGCAGGTGATTCGCTGCTGTACCGCGGGTTCATCCCGAAACAGCCGTACGGCACAACGGTTTCATACTTTCTGAAGTTTGCCAACGGGGATACAGTTCTGTCAACGTTTCCCGCTGACACGACTTCGCCGATTGTGTTTCATGTTGCTGGCGACTCGGTTCCGCCGGCTATCACACATTCAGCTCTCTCCAACAAATCTTACCTTGACAATCCTTATGAAATTCGTGCAACGATCACCGACCAAAACAGCATATCGCTCGCGTGGATCGAGTACAAAGCCAATGGAGGAACGCTCCGGCTTGACACGATGGAGCAAGTAAGCGGGAACATGTGGCGCGGCTACATTCGTGGCCCGTTCACGCCCGGCGATCGCATTGAGTACGCCATTTATGCGAAGGACGGATCGTTCTCGGGAAACCTTGCCAAGCTTCCCGAAGCGGGTTGGTTTTCATGGAGGGTGTTGAATTCGATTCTGCTGGATTTTGAAAACTCGAACGGCGGCTTTGAAGGCTCGGGCGACTGGAGTTGGGGTTTGATTGGCACGACGGACATTCCGGCTCCGCCCCGCGGCCAGCGCGTGTGGGCGACGAATCTCGGAGGGAACTATGCGAACAACCTGAATTCAGTTCTCGAATCTCCTCCGTTCGATCTCTCCAACAAAGCCGAAGGCGTGCTCACGTTCACGCATCTGTATCGCATCGAGCCGAACAACGACGGCGGCAACTTCTGGGTGTCGGTTGATAGTGGTGCCTTTCAGCTTATGACCCCGCAAGGGAACTACCCTTTTTCGTCCATTGTCGCACTCGGCGGCCCCGGCTACTCCGGCAATTCAACGGGTTGGGTGGAAGCGGGCTTTCCGCTTTCGACGTTTACGAACCATCGTGTCCGATTCCGGTTCCGGTTTTCGAGCGACTGGCTGACGAACCATCGCGGATGGTACATCGATGAGATGCGTGTCGACTATCTCGATTCGGTAACCGTGGGAACACAGCCGGACAATCTCCAGCTTCCGGCTCAGACTTCGCTCGGGCACGGTTACCCTAATCCTTTCAATCCCAAAACAAACATCCCGTTTTCCGTTGACAGCCGGGGCGGGCGTGTAAGGATTACAGTTTTTGATCTGCTCGGCCGGGAAGTGACGACGCTCGTCAACGATTACAAACCGGTCGGCTTCTACACCGTCGAGTGGAATGCCTCGGCGGCCTCGAGCGGAATCTACATCGTTCGCATGGATGTGACACAACAGGAGGGTGGTGGATCTCCCGTTGCCGCACGCAAACTGATTCTCATGAAATGA